The Streptomyces sp. NBC_00224 genome contains the following window.
TCGGTGGTGCCGGGGGGTGCCTCGGGGGAAGGGGTGCGCAAGGCGTCCTGGACGCCCAGGTGTTCGGCCTCGCGGACGATCTCGCGCCCCAGTCCCGCCAGCACCCGCCCGGGTCCGGCCTCCAGGAAGAGGCCGACTCCCTGACGGCGCAGGGTGGTGACGGTGCGCCGCCACTGCACGGGGCGCAGCATCTGCCACGGCAGTTCGTCGTGGTACTCCTCGATGTCCTCGACCACCTGGCCGGTGGTGCTGGAGACGAGGGGGATACGGGGCGGGTGGAGCCGGACCCGGGCCAGTGCGGCGGCGAGGGGCGGAAGGGCCGGTGCCATCAGGGGCGAGTGGTAGGCCCCGCCGACCGCGAGCTGCCGTGCCCGCAGCGCACCGAGCGCCTGCGCCCGCTCGACGACGCGCCGCACCGCCGGTGTGCTGCCGGAGACGACGGCCTGGCGGGGGGAGTTGACGTTGGCGACGGTCACCAGGTCCGTGCCGTGGCACGCTTCGCGGCACATCCCGCGAACCAGGTCCAGGGGCAGTCCCACGATCGCGGCCATGGAACCCGGGGACAGCCGAGCCGCGTCGCGCATGGCCCGTCCCCGGCAGGAGACGAGCTCCAGTGCGGTGTCCAGGTCCAGGCTGCGGGCGGCGTACAGGGCGGTGAACTCGCCGAGGCTGTGTCCGGCGACGTACCAGGGGCGCCACCCCTGGCCGTGCAGCCGGGCCAGCGCGGCTGCCGACCAGACGAAGACCAGGACCTGGGCGATCTCGGGGTCCGCGAGCGTGTGGGCGTCGGCCGCGGCCATCAACTCCGCGACCGGCAGGCCCGTCACGTCCTCGGCGCGGGCGACCACCTGCCCGCCCTCGGCCCCGAACCGGCCGATCTCCCGGCCCATGCCGGGAAACTGGCTGCCCTGCCCGGGGAAGACGAAGGCGGTCGGGCCGCCGCTCATGGCGTGCCGCCTTCGGGCTCGTCCGGCGTGCGCGCGACGGCCCAGGCGGCGGCCATGTCGTCGCCGAGTTCGTGTGCGCCCCCCACCATCTCCACACTGTGGTCGGCTGCCCAGCGCTCCAGTTCGCCGTGGAGGCGGACGGGCCAGGCTGCCTGTCCGGGCACGGCATCGACCTCGATGTCCTTGAAACCGGTGTCCATCGGCAGGCCTCCGACGGCCTTGATGACGCCTTCCTTGACGCCGAACGCCTGGCCCAGCAGCCGCTCGTGCGGTGTGCCGGGGGCGGCGCGGCTCTCGGCGGCCCGGCGTTCGGCGAGGGTGAAGACGCGTTGCAGGAGCTCACCCTTGGTCCGGGCGACCGCCAGGTCCCAGCGGCACAGATCGACGAGGTCGAGGCCCGCGGAGTGGACGTCCCGGGGCATCGAGGCGTGAAGAATCTCTGAGATTTCCATCGACGACTCCTGTCGCTGCGCGATGGTCGGAGGAATTGAAACAACGGGACAAGGGAAATGGTGCCCGAAAAGGAAATCAGGGGTTTCGGGTGAAGCCGAGTCGCTCGTCCCGATGACGAAGTTAGATTCCGTCCGGCATTCCTGTCAACCGATCTTTCGCGGTTGTCCCTTTCTCTTACCGGGCATGAAAGTCCTCTTTTCCGGAGCGGTAAGGAATGAAAGAAGTATGCAAGATTTGGCAGCTCAACGTCATGGTGGAAGGCGCTGAGTAATGCTTTCGAAGCCTTGTTGACGGTTTGCTGTGCACCTGCATAGCCTGCGTGTGCCGATGCGGCTCGGTTCCGCATTTCGGGGCCCGTCGAGGAATTCGGAATTCCTCCGGGCGTGCCTTTTCTGAACCCCTGTGAGAGAAGAGAGGCGTCATGCCGCGCTGGGTTGAAACGGTTCGGGCCATCGAAGGCTGGAACCACATCGATACGACTGCCCGTGTCCGCTGGGGCGAATGCGATGTGCAGGGCCATGCCTACTACGCCAGCTACGTTCCCTGGTTCGACCTGGGGCGCGAGGCGTTCGCCCTCGCCGTGGGCGTCGACTTCTGGAACTACACCATCACCACGACGAACTTCCGGGCGCGCTTCCACGAGCCGGCCAAGTACCTGGACGACCTGACCATCCGGACCTGGGCGCTCACCCCGCGGCGCCATCTGGAGTGCCACTACGAGATCTACCGCACCAACGGCGGACGCCTCCTCGCGGAAGCCCACTCGGTGCACTCGCTCGTCGATCCCGCCACCGGCCGTCTGATGCGCGCCACGGACGAACTCCACGACAAGTTCGAGGAGTTCATGGAGCGCCGCCGTGCCGAGGCGGCCGCCGCCCTTGCCTGACCGTCACATCGGCGGGCAGCCGTGCCGCCCGCCTTCTCGACCCACCGCCGACAGCCACAGGAGGCAAGGCATGCGTTCCCCCGCCCTTGAGGATTCCCCCGCCATCGAGCAGCTGCGTACCGCACTGCGAGGACAGCTGATCACTCCGGCGGACCCGGAGTACGACACCGTGCGCCGCGTCTTCAACGCGATGATCGACCGCCGCCCCGCGCTCATCGTGCGCTGCCTGGACACCGCCGACGTGCTCGCGGCCCTGGCCCACGCCCGTGAGGCAGGTCTTCCCATCGCCGTGCGCGGCGGCGGGCACAGCATCGCCGGCCACGGCACCTGCGACGGCGGACTCCTCGTCGACCTGTCCCTGATGCGGGGGGTGTACGTCGATCCCGCGCGCCGCACCGTGCGCGCCCAGGCCGGGGCGACGTTGGGCGATGTGGACCGCGAGTCCCAGGTCCACGGGCTCGCCGTGCCCAGCGGCCAGGTTTCCGAGACCGGCATCGCGGGCCTCACCCTCAGCGGCGGCATGGGCATGCTGCAGAGGAAGTACGGCCTGACCTGCGACAACCTGCTCTCGGTGGACATGGTCACAGTGAACGGGGAGCTGGTGACCGCCAGCGCGGAGCAGAACACGGAGCTGTTCTGGGCCGTGCGCGGCGGCGGGGGGAACTTCGGCATCGTGACCTCCTTCGAGTACCAGGCCCACCCCGTGGGACCGATGATGCTGGCGGGCATCGTCGCCTACCCGGTCGAAGAGGCCCCCGCGGTCCTGGAGTTCCTGCACCAGGAGATCGCGGACACCCCGGACGAACTGAGCACCGACGTCGTCTTCCTGCGCGTTCCGGACCTGGAGTTCTTCCCCTCAGAGCACCGCGGCCGGCCCGTCGTGGCCTTCTTCCTGCGCTACGCGGGCGACGTCGAGGAGGGCTGGGAAGTGGTGCGGCGCTTCCGCGAGTTCGGCGAACCGCTCATCGACGTCGTCGCCCCGATGCCGCTCGTGCACGTTCAGTCCATGCTGGACCCCGCCAACCCGCGCGACCACCAGCAGTACTGGACCAGCGAGTTCCTGCCGGAGTTCGGCCCCGACGAACGGGAGACGGTGGCGCGTATCGGTGCGGACCTCCCCTCGCCCGAGACCGTCCTCCAGGTCATCCCCTTCGACGCGGCGCCCACCCGGGTGCCCGCCGACGCCACCGCCTTCGCCCACCGCGAGGAGAGCTGGCTGATCCACGTCGTCGGCCAGTGGGCGGACCCCGCGGACAACGACCGGTGCCGGGGCTGGGTGCGCGAGGCGGGGGCACAGCTGCGCGCCTTCGGGACGGGCGCCGCCTACCTCAACCTGCTGAGCGAGGACGACGCGGACATGCGGGTCAACGCGTTCTGGAACGACGCCCGCCTGCGGCGCCTGTCCCGGGTCAAGGCCCAGTACGACCCCGACAACCTGCTCCGCTTCAACCACAACATCCCGCCCACCCCGGCCGAGGACGAGCGGTGAGCACGCGGACCGCCGGGCGGCGCGTACGGGTCGCCGTCGTGGGCGCGGGATTCGGTGGACTGGGCATGGCCATCGCCCTCAAGCGCGCCGGCCACCACGACTTCGTCGTCCTCGACAAGGCGCCCGGGATCGGCGGCGTCTGGCGGGACAACACCTACCCGGGGGCGGCCTGCGACGTACCCGCCTCCCTGTACTCGTACTCCTTCGGCCCCCGCCACCCCTGGTCGCGCAGGTACGCCCCGCAGCCGGAGATCCTCGACTACCTGCGCTCATGCGTGGAGACCCACGGCCTCGGCCCCCATCTGCGGTTGGGGGAGGAAGTCACCGACGCCGTCTTCGACGACGACCGCATGCTGTGGCACCTGCGCACGGCGGCCGGGGAGACGATCGAGGCGGAGGTGTTCGTCGCCGCCTGCGGCCAGCACAGCCGGCCCGTCGTCCCCCGGATACCCGGTGCCGAGCGGTTCACCGGACGCGCCTTCCACTCGGCACGGTGGGACCACGGGCACTCCCTGAGCGGCCGGCGGGTGGCCGTGGTCGGCACCGGCGCGAGCGCCCTGCAGATCGTTCCGGCCATCGCCGACGAGGTGGAGCACCTCACCGTCTTCCAGCGGTCGGCTCCCCATGTCGTCCCCAAGTGGGACCGCGCCCTGCCCGCCCCGCGCCTGCCCGGCCGGGTGCGGGACGTGCGGCACAAGGCCGCGCGGCTGGGCTGGTGGCTGTTCAACGAGTCACTGGTCAGCGGACTGACCCGGCGCTGGCCCACCGTGGGGCTGACCCGGCGCGGCAGCGAGGCGCAGCTGAGCAAGCAGCTGACCGACGACGGGCTGCGTACACGGCTCAGGCCCAGCACCGCCATCGGGTGCAAACGGGTGGGTATTTCCAGCACGTACTACCCGGCGCTGCAGCGGTCCAACGTCACCCTCGTGACCGAGCCCATCGCGGAGATGACCGAGACGGCGATCCGCACCACGGACGGCACGCGGCACGAGGTCGACACGGTCGTCTACGCGACCGGGTTCGCCGCCACCGACTTCCTCGGACCACTGCGGGTGAGCGGACGGCGCGGCGCGGACCTGGCCCGGCTCTGGAGCGACGGAGCCCGCGCCCACCTGGGCATGACGGTGCCGGGGTTTCCCAACCTGTTCCTCGTCTACGGCCCGAACACCAACATCGGCGCCGGCTCGGCCATCTACATGATCGAAAGCCAGATCCGCTACATCAGGGCGGCGGTCCTCGAACTGGCCAAGGGCACCCGGGCCTTCCTCGAAGTACGTCCCGAGGTGGCCGAGGCCTTCGACACCGAGATGGCCCGGCGCACCCGACGCTCGGTGTGGGCCTCCTGCACCAGCTGGTACCGGCACCCCTCGGGCCGGGTGACCAACAACTGGCCCGGCCAGACGGTGGAGTACCGCCGCAGGACCGCGCGCCTGAACCTGGCCGACTTCCGCCCCGCCCTGCCCCGGCAACGCCGCCCGTGACCCCGCGGCTGCCTGCCCCACCGCAAGGAGCGCCATAGCCATGCAACCGCAATCCCATCCGAGCTCGGACTCGGAAAGCATTCTGAAAACGCTGCGGGAGCAGGGGTTCCCGCCGCTGGAGAGCGCCGACATCCCCGAACTGCGCCTGCTCGTCGGCCGGCTCCGCCAGGCCCAGGGGCCGCCGGAACCGGTGGCCCGCGTCGTCGACACCCTCGTGCCGGGACCGGCGGGCATGCTGCCGGTGCGCGTGTACCAGCCAGAGCCGCGGCCCGGGCCACGCCCGCTCCTGGTGTTCTTCCACGGCGGCGGCTGGGCGGCGGGCGACGTCGACCTGGTCGACCGGCCGCTGCGCCGGCTGGCCAACGCGACGGGCGCCGTCGTCGCCAGTGCCGGATACCGGCTCGCCCCCGAGACCCAGTTCCCCGGGCCGCAGCACGACGCGTACGCGGCCCTGTGCGCCCTCGCCGCACGGCCGGCCGAACTGGGCGCGGACCCCGGCCATTTGATCGTCGCGGGGGAAAGCGCCGGGGCGAACCTGGCCGCCGCCGCGTGCCGGACGGCGGTGGACGAGGGCGGTCCCCGCCCCGCGCTGCAGATCCTCATCTGCCCTCCGCTGGCGCCCGCGCGGAACACCCCGTTCGCGTCCTACCGCGAGAAGGCCGTCGGTTATCTGAACACCCGCGCGGCGATGGAGCGCTTCTGGGAGCTGTACGTGCCCGATCCCGGCGCGGCACGCAGCCCGCTGGCCGCCCCGCTCCTCGCCGACGACTTCTCCGCTCTGCCCCCGGCGCTCGTCCTCACCGCCGAGCACGACCCGCTGCGCGACGAGGGGGAGGAGTACGCGCGCCGCCTGGAGCGGGACGGGGTGCCCGCCACGGTGAGCCGTATGCCCGGGGCCCTGCACATCTTCTTCCTGCTCCCGCACCTTGCCGCCTTCGGTACGGCACTGCGCGACATCGAGCACGCCGTGCGGGCCCATCCGCCCACCGCGCCGCGAAGCCGCCCCGGCCCCCGGTGCGAAGTCGCTCCGTCATGACCACTCCCACCCGGCCCTCAGGAAGGGGCGACGGCATGCACCACCGCCACATCTACCTCGACGGCACCTGGACCGCCTCCACTTCGCACACCGTCATCGACGTCATCGAGCCGGCCACCGAGAAGGTGATCGGTTCGGTACCCGGCGGCACGCCCCAGGACGTGGACGCCGCGGTGCGCGCGGCCCGGCGCGCCTTCGCCGGCTGGGCGGACACCCCCGCGGAGCGCCGGGCCGCGTATCTGCGCGAGGTGGCCGACGCTCTGGAGCGCCGCGGCCCGCACCTCGCCGAGCTGATCGCCCGCGAGGTGGGGACGCCCATCGGGTTCGCCCGCATGGCGCAGGTGGGCCTGGCCGTGCTGGCCTTCCGTACCGCGGCCGAGGTGGGCGCGTCCTACCCGTACGAACACAGCCAGGCCAACTCGCTCGTCGTGCGCGAACCGTTCGGGGTCGTGGGCGCGATCACACCGTGGAACTATCCGCTGTACCAGGTCGCCGCGAAAGCCGCCTACGCGCTGGCGGCGGGCAACACGGTGGTGCTCAAACCCAGCGAAGTGGCACCCCTCAGCGTCTGGGAACTGGCCGCGGCCATGGACGAAGTCGGGCTCCCCGCCGGTGTCTTCAACCTGGTCAGCGGGGTCGGCCCAGTGGTGGGGGAGGCGCTCGCCGCCCACCCGGATGTCGACTTCATCTCCTTCACCGGTTCCACCGAAGTCGGCAAGAAGGTCAGCCGGACCGCCGCCGGCACGGTCAAACGGGTGGGCCTTGAGCTGGGCGGCAAGAGCCCCACGGTCATGCTTCCGGACGCCGACCCGGCCGACGTCGTGCCCCGGGCCGTCGCCGCGGCCTTCCTCAACAACGGGCAGACGTGCTGCGCCCTGACCCGCCTCGTGGTGCCCCGCGGCCGCAAGGAAGAGGTCGAACAGGCCGCCGCGCGGGCCGCCGAGGCGACCCGGGTGGGCGATCCCCTGGAGCCGGCCACCCAACTCGGCCCGCTGGTCTCCGCCGCGCAGCGCGAACGGGTGCGGCGCCACGTCCAGCGGGCACAGGACCAGGGCGCCACGCTGATCACCGGCGGCGTGGAGTCCCCCGAGGACCAGCCGTGCGGGTACTACGTACGTCCCACGGTCCTGTCCGACGTCACCACCGCCATGGACGTCCAGCACGAGGAGGTCTTCGGCCCGGTGCTGGTGATCGAGTGCTACGACGACGAGGACGAGGCCGTCGCGCTGGCCAATGCCACGCCCTACGGGCTCGCCGCCGCGGTGTGGTCCGCCGACCGGGACCGCGCCGTCGCCGTGGCCCGGCGCATCCGCGCGGGGCAGGTCGAGGTGAACGGCGGCGGCTTCAACCCCCGTGCCCCCTTCGGCGGTTACAAGCAGTCCGGCAACGGCCGTGAACACGGCGTCTTCGGGCTGGAGGAGTTCCTCGAAGTCAAGTCCGTCCAACTCTGACCCCTTTCCCTCCCCTTCACACCTCCGCACAGACAGGAAACCGATCCCATGCTCCGGACCATGTTCACCTCCAAGATCCACCGTGCCACCGTCACCCAGGCGGACCTCCACTACGTCGGCTCCCTCACCCTGTGCGCCGACCTCATGGACGCCGCCGGCCTGCTGCCGGGCGAGAAGGTGGACATCGTCGACATCAACAACGGCAACCGGCTGTCCACCTACCTCATCGAAGGGCCCCGGGGCTCCGGCGTGGTCGGCATCAACGGAGCCGCGGCCCGGCTCATCAGCCCCGGCGACCTGGTGATCATCATCGCGTACGGGATGGTCGAGGCGTCGGAGGCCACCAAGGTGGAGCCCAGGGTCGTCTTCGTCGACGCGGACAACAAGGTGGTCTCCCTCGGATCCGATCCGGCCGAGGCCACGCCCGACGGCACGACCGTCCGAGGCGACCACGTCTTCGTCGACTGACCCCCTGCCACCGCAACCGTCCACCGGGGCGGGGCCGCCCCCGACGCCGCCCCGCCCCGGTGGCCCTGCACCACCACCCGGAGACAAAGATGTGCGGAATCACTGGATGGGTGTCGTACGACGGTGACCTCACCGGACGGCGTCACCTGCTCGAACGGATGACGGCCACGATGACCGGCCGCGGGCCCGACGCGGGCGGCACCTGGTCCGACCGCCACGCGGCGCTCGGCCACCGCCGGCTGTCCATCATCGACCTGGCCGGCGGCGCCCAGCCGATGACCGCCACCACCGCCGACGGCACGGTGGCGCTGACCTACAGCGGCGAGGTCTACAACTTCCGCGAGCTGCGCGCCGAACTGCGCGCCCGCGGCCACCGGTTCACCACCGCGAGCGACACCGAGGTGGTGCTGCGCGGCTACCTCGAATGGGGCGACGCGCTCGTCGACCGCCTCACCGGCATGTACGCCTTCGGCCTGTGGGACGGCCGCACCGAGCGGCTGCTCCTGGTCCGTGACCGGCTCGGGATCAAGCCCCTGTACTTCCACCCCACGCCCGACGGAGTGATCTTCGGGTCCGAGCCCAAGGCGCTGCTCGCCCACCCGGACGTCCGCGCCGTCGTGGAGCTCGACGGACTGCGGGAGATCATGCTCGGCGTCAAGACACCCGGCGCCGCCGTCTGGAAGGGCATGCGCGAGCTCCCGCCGGCCCATCTGGCCGTGCTCGACCGCGCGGGGCTGCGCGAGCGGTCGTACTGGCAGCTGCGGGCAACCGAGCACACCGACGGCCGTGAGGTGACCGGCGGCCACCTGGCCGCGCTGCTCGAAGGTTCCGTGAGCGAGCAGCTCGTCGCCGACGTACCGCTGTGCACCCTGCTGTCCGGGGGACTCGACTCCAGCGCCATCACCGGTCTTGCCGCCCGTGAACTCGCCTACGGCGGCGAGCCGCTGCGCTCCTTCTCCGTCGACTTCGTCGGCCACCAGGAGCACTTCGTCCCCGACGGACACAACGTGAGCCCCGACACCGCTTACGCCCAGGCCGTCGCCGATCACGTGGGCGCCCGCCACACCAACCTCGTCCTGGACCCGGCGGCCCTCGCCGACGAGGAGGTCCGGCGCGCCTGTGTGGCGGCCCGGGACCTCCCTGTGGGCCGGGGCGACATGGACCACTCGCTGCTGCTGCTCTTCCGCGCGGTGCGCGCGCACTCGACCGTCGCGCTGTCCGGTGAGGGCGCCGACGAGATGTTCGGCGGGTACTGGTGGTTCCACGACCCGGCGATCAGCGCGAGCACGGGCTTCCCCTGGCTGACCGCCGCCACGGGCCGTGCCCGGCAGGACCGCGGGTTCCTGCGGGCCGATCTGCAAAAGGCCCTGGAGATACCGGAGTTCGCCGAGCAGCGCTACCGCGAGGCGATCGCCGCGGCGCCCGTCCTCGACGGCGAGAGCGCGGACCGGCGCAGAGCACGTGAACTGCTGTACCTCCACGTCACGCGCAGCCTCGGCGGGATGCTCGACCGCAAGGACCGGCTCAGCATGGCCGCCGGGCTGGAGGTCAGGGTGCCCTTCTGCGACCACCGGATCGTCGAGTACGCGTACAACATCCCCTGGCCCCTGCACGTCTTCGACGGGCGGGAGAAGAGCATCCTGCGCGAGGCCACCCGCCACGTCGTGCCGGAGGTCGTCCAGCGCCGCACCAAGAGCCCGTACCCCATGACGCAGGACATCCGCTATGTCGAGGCACTGCAACGCCAGGCCCGGGACGTCCTGGCGGAGCGGGACGCCGCGGTCTTCGCCCTGGTGGACCGGCAGGCCGCGATACGAGCCGCCGGCACGCCCTGGAACACGTCCGCGAACGCACCGGGACAGCGCCTGCTGCTGGAGAAGCTCCTCGACCTGCACGTCTGGCTCGACCTGTACAAGCCCGAGCTGAAGATCTGAGGCGGGATCCGCTCGCCCAACGGGCATGGAGAAGGCCCCGGTTCGGTCACACCGAACCGGGGCCTTCCCCATGTGCTGCGGGTTCTACTCGTAGAGGGATTCGTACAGTTCGCGGAAGCGGGCGTGCACGACGGGGCGCGCGACCTTCATGGAGACCGTCAGCTCTCCGGTCGCCATGCTGAGGTCGCGGTCGAGCACGTGGAACGCCTTGGCGCGGAAGTACTCCTGCAGCGTGGCGTTGGCGGCCTCCAGCGCGCGGCCCATCTCCTCACGCAGGAGCGGCTGGGCGGCCAGGGTGCGCACATCGGTGGGCAGACCCCGTTCGGCGGCCCACTGCGCGGCCCGCTCCGCGTCGAGCGTGAGAAGCGCGACCAGGTGCGGTTTGGTCTCGCCGTAGAGCACGGCCTGGGAGACGAGGGGGTGGGTGCGCAACTCCCGCTCCAGCGGATGGGGCGTGACGGCCATGCCGTTGGAGAGCTGGATGAGCTCCTTCTTGCGGCCGGTCAGGCGCAGATAGCCGTCCTGGTCCAGCTCGCCGAGGTCGCCGGTGTACAGCCAGCCGTCGCGGACGGCGCCGAACTCGCCCTCGTCGTAACCCCAGTAACCGCGGAAGACGTGGTCGCCCTTGATGAGGACCTCGCCGTCCTCGCTGATGGCTATCTCGACCCCGGGCAGGGGTTTGCCGACGGTGCCCAGACGGTTGTCGCCGGGGGAGTTGGAGGTCGCGGCGGCCGCAGTCTCGGTCATTCCATAGCACTCGACCAGGGGAAGCCCGCAGCCGACGAAGAAGGACAGGATGTCGGGGGAGACCGGTGCGCCCGACACGGTCGCGCGGCGCAGATTGCCGCCGAAGCGCTCGCGCACCGCGGCGAAGAGGGTGCTGTCGGCGTGGTCGAACCACCTCTGGAGGTCGTCCGGCACCGGTTCACCCGCGGCGCGCATCCGGCGCACGCGCAGCCCGGCACGCGCCGCGTCGATCAGCTCGGCACGCCCGGCGGCGGAGCGCGAAGCCAGGACCGACCGGTAGACCATCTCCAGTGCGAGGGGAACGAGCGGGACGATGGCGGGCGAGGCCGCCCGCAGTTCCGCCGGCATCCGGTCGGGCGAGCTCCCGCTGAAGCTGGAGAAGGTATAGCCGGACCACCAGCTGAGCAGTTGCATGAGCAGGGCGATGGTGTGGGGGCCGGTGACGACGAAGACGGTGCCGTGCGAGGTGTCCGGCTCGTCCGGTGCGCGCTGTGGTGGCGCGGGATGGGCCCGCAGGACCGCCACGTAGTTGCGGTGGGAGAGTGCACACCCCTTTTTCGGGCCGGTGGTTCCCGAGGTGTAGATGATGACCAGCAGGTCGTCGGGTGTGACTGCGGCGCGCCGCCGGGCGAGTGCGGCGGCGGGCACCGCGTGGGAGCCGGCGGCGCGCAGTTCGGCGAGCGTCGTCGGCGGGATGTCAGTGCCGGGCTCCTGGTCGATCACGATGATGTGGCGCAGCCCCGGCAGATCGGGCAGGGCGGTGCGCAGCTTGGCGAGTTGCTCGTCGTCCTCGCAGATGATCGCTTTCGCGTCGCAGTCGTTGACGACGTGGACGATCTCTTCGGGGACCGTGGTGGGCAGCAGCGACACCAGGACCAGGCCGCAGGAGGCGGCGGCCAGGAGGGTGAGGGTCCACTCGGGGCGCAGCCGGCTCTGGATCGCCACCCGGTCGCCGGGGGCGAGGCCCAGGGCCATCAGGCCGCGAGCGATCTCGTCGGTGGCTTCGCGGGCCTCGGTGAAGGTGAGCTGCCGCGGGGTTCCCCCGGCGGTGCGCCAGCGCAGGGCCGGGGCGTGCGGCCATCGTTCGGCGCCACGGGGCGCGAGGTCCGCGAGGGTGAGGGGTGTGGTGGGTGTCATTGGCGTCGGCGGTGTCGTCGGTATCGGCGGCGTCTTCATCGGGTCCACTCCCCGCCCGGCGCACAGCGGTTGGCGGCCTGGGCGTCCGGCTGGGTGTCGAGCATGTAGCCCTTGCCCCACACCGTCTTGATCACCAGGCCGAGCGGGGCGAGGCGGCGGCGCAGGCGCAGGACGCGCACGTCCAGCGCGTTGCGGCGGGGCATCTCGCCCGCGGGCCACATCCGCCGTGTCAGGTCCTCGCGGCCGACGGTCCCGCGGTACGAGGAGAGCAGCACCGCGACCAGATCGGCCTCGCCCTGCCCGAGCGGCACGGCCTGATCGGCGAAGTGCAGGATGCCGTGCTGGTCGAGCACCGGGTCGCGGGGCGCCGCCCGCACTTGCAGCGCGGCCTGCCGCGCGTGGACGTCCTGGGGATCGGCGGGAGTGCGGATCCAGTCCTCCAGCTGGTCGACGCAGTGCGGGGGCGGTGCGGTCGGCGCGACCAGCAGCAGACGGGGAACCCCTTGGGCGCGGCACTGGTCGAGCTGGTGCGCCTGCTCGGGCCAGCGCAGGATGCGGACGGGCCCGAGCGAGGTGTGCGAGGGCGCGCCGGGGGCGGGGCGGCCATAAGGCGGCAGGCGGTGGGGGCGGGGCGGGCTGGGGAGGGTGAGCGGGAGAGT
Protein-coding sequences here:
- the asnB gene encoding asparagine synthase (glutamine-hydrolyzing) → MCGITGWVSYDGDLTGRRHLLERMTATMTGRGPDAGGTWSDRHAALGHRRLSIIDLAGGAQPMTATTADGTVALTYSGEVYNFRELRAELRARGHRFTTASDTEVVLRGYLEWGDALVDRLTGMYAFGLWDGRTERLLLVRDRLGIKPLYFHPTPDGVIFGSEPKALLAHPDVRAVVELDGLREIMLGVKTPGAAVWKGMRELPPAHLAVLDRAGLRERSYWQLRATEHTDGREVTGGHLAALLEGSVSEQLVADVPLCTLLSGGLDSSAITGLAARELAYGGEPLRSFSVDFVGHQEHFVPDGHNVSPDTAYAQAVADHVGARHTNLVLDPAALADEEVRRACVAARDLPVGRGDMDHSLLLLFRAVRAHSTVALSGEGADEMFGGYWWFHDPAISASTGFPWLTAATGRARQDRGFLRADLQKALEIPEFAEQRYREAIAAAPVLDGESADRRRARELLYLHVTRSLGGMLDRKDRLSMAAGLEVRVPFCDHRIVEYAYNIPWPLHVFDGREKSILREATRHVVPEVVQRRTKSPYPMTQDIRYVEALQRQARDVLAERDAAVFALVDRQAAIRAAGTPWNTSANAPGQRLLLEKLLDLHVWLDLYKPELKI
- a CDS encoding long-chain fatty acid--CoA ligase gives rise to the protein MTPTTPLTLADLAPRGAERWPHAPALRWRTAGGTPRQLTFTEAREATDEIARGLMALGLAPGDRVAIQSRLRPEWTLTLLAAASCGLVLVSLLPTTVPEEIVHVVNDCDAKAIICEDDEQLAKLRTALPDLPGLRHIIVIDQEPGTDIPPTTLAELRAAGSHAVPAAALARRRAAVTPDDLLVIIYTSGTTGPKKGCALSHRNYVAVLRAHPAPPQRAPDEPDTSHGTVFVVTGPHTIALLMQLLSWWSGYTFSSFSGSSPDRMPAELRAASPAIVPLVPLALEMVYRSVLASRSAAGRAELIDAARAGLRVRRMRAAGEPVPDDLQRWFDHADSTLFAAVRERFGGNLRRATVSGAPVSPDILSFFVGCGLPLVECYGMTETAAAATSNSPGDNRLGTVGKPLPGVEIAISEDGEVLIKGDHVFRGYWGYDEGEFGAVRDGWLYTGDLGELDQDGYLRLTGRKKELIQLSNGMAVTPHPLERELRTHPLVSQAVLYGETKPHLVALLTLDAERAAQWAAERGLPTDVRTLAAQPLLREEMGRALEAANATLQEYFRAKAFHVLDRDLSMATGELTVSMKVARPVVHARFRELYESLYE
- a CDS encoding winged helix-turn-helix domain-containing protein; the protein is MTLPLTLPSPPRPHRLPPYGRPAPGAPSHTSLGPVRILRWPEQAHQLDQCRAQGVPRLLLVAPTAPPPHCVDQLEDWIRTPADPQDVHARQAALQVRAAPRDPVLDQHGILHFADQAVPLGQGEADLVAVLLSSYRGTVGREDLTRRMWPAGEMPRRNALDVRVLRLRRRLAPLGLVIKTVWGKGYMLDTQPDAQAANRCAPGGEWTR